From a single Hippoglossus stenolepis isolate QCI-W04-F060 chromosome 2, HSTE1.2, whole genome shotgun sequence genomic region:
- the slc43a1b gene encoding solute carrier family 43 member 1b: MAPSLAQAYRRRWWMAVTAIIENLLFSAVLLGWGSLLIMLKKEGFYSHLCIDNETVSNNVTSLKSDVWKSCVEQEETLNLGFTIGSFLLSAATLPLGILMDRYGPRPLRLVGSSCFAASCGIIAAAAYNPEVLSVLIFFAVSFNGFGGICLTFTSLTLPNMFGNLRSTILSLMIGSYASSAVTFPGVKLIYDLGVSFRVIMWVWSGMACLVFFNCLLNWPAESFPAPEDIRYTKRVKMSGVVTEDKMTGDRYVTHVNLMEDMMEGKKPEPDQTDSQSRAQGSVPLCVSVCSPILLWSLITMAMTQLRLIFFMGAINKMVEFLVTHGNPNPSEKLQKEVEEQVGFYSSIFGSMQLLCLLTCPLIGYIMDWRLRECEEENANTQTQKSQSDPPKRDRKIQKLTNAMRAFIFTNLLLVAFGILSLIDNLPLQVVSFVLHTIVRGFIHSCCGGLYAAVYPANHFGTLTGMQSMISAAFALLQQPLFILMLGHLNGDPYWINLGLLIFSMAGFLLPGYLFYHRRNLIKAKRQTDLHAAKGYTPNGHSD, translated from the exons ATGGCTCCTAGCTTGGCCCAGGCGTACAGGAGGAGATGGTGGATGGCCGTTACAGCCATCATAGAGAACCTGCTCTTCTCAGCTGTTCTGCTGGGCTGGGGCTCACTACTCATCATGCTGAAGAAAGAAGGCTTCTATTCCCACCTCTGCATTG ATAATGAGACCGTCAGCAATAACGTAACTTCCTTGAAGAGCGATGTTTGGAAGAGTTGTGTGGAGCAGGAAGAGACATTGAATCTTGGCTTCACCATTGGCTCGTTCCTCTTGAGTGCAGCTACTCTACCTCTGGGGATCTTAATGGATAGATATGGGCCCCGACCATTAAGGCTCGTTGGCAG TTCATGTTTTGCAGCCTCCTGTGGAATTATAGCTGCGGCTGCATACAACCCTGAAG TGCTGTCAGTCCTCATTTTCTTCGCTGTCTCCTTTAATGGCTTTGGAGGAATCTGTCTGACCTTCACCTCACTCACA CTGCCAAACATGTTTGGGAATTTACGATCAACCATCCTCTCCCTTATGATTGGATCCTATGCTTCTTCAGCCGTTACCTTCCCTGGTGTCAAG TTGATTTATGACCTTGGCGTGTCGTTCCGTGTCATCATGTGGGTTTGGTCTGGTATGGCCTGCCTGGTCTTCTTCAACTGCCTCCTGAACTGGCCTGCTGAATCCTTCCCTGCACCTGAAGACATCAGATATAC taaAAGGGTGAAGATGAGTGGGGTTGTGACAGAGGACAAGATGACTGGAGACAGGTACGTCACTCATGTCAACCTCATGGAAGACATGATGGAGGGCAAGAAGCCAGAACCCGATCAGACAGACTCACAAAGCAGAGCCCAGG gttcCGTGccactctgtgtttctgtgtgctcCCCTATCTTGCTGTGGAGTCTCATCACCATGGCAATGACCCAGCTGCGGCTGATCTTCTTCATGGGTGCCATAAACAAGATGGTGGAGTTTCTGGTCACCCACGGCAACCCCAACC CCTCAGAAAAGCTGcaaaaggaggtggaggaacaAG TTGGTTTCTACTCTTCTATCTTCGGTTCAATGCAGCTGCTGTGTCTACTGACTTGTCCTTTGATTGGTTACATCATGGACTGGAGATTGAGggagtgtgaagaggaaaatgcaaacacacaaacacagaagag ccaatcagatcctCCAAAGAGAGACCGAAAGATCCAGAAACTGACGAATGCCATGAGAGCTTTCATCTTCACCAACCTTCTTTTGGTCGCCTTTGGAATCCTTTCCTTGATTGACAACCTGCCCCTACAG GTGGTGTCATTTGTTCTGCATACTATAGTGAGAGGATTTATCCATTCCTGCTGTGGAGGCCTCTATGCCGCTGT GTATCCAGCCAACCACTTTGGGACACTGACCGGCATGCAGTCAATGATCAGTGCTGCTTTTGCCTTGCTCCAACAGCCACTGTTCATACTGATGTTGGGACACCTCAATGGAGATCCTTACTGG ATCAATCTGGGactcctcatcttctccatgGCTGGCTTCCTGTTGCCGGGCTATCTCTTCTACCACCGTAGAAACCTGATAAAGGCAAAGAGACAAACCGATTTGCACGCAGCTAAAGGATACACACCAAATGGGCATTCTGATTAA